The genomic region TGGCGGGACGACCGCGACCGCGGGGCCCGGCGACCGGGATCTCACGGCCGACGACCGCATGCTCGTCGGCCAGAACCTCCAGATGACGTCGCACCCCGGCGGCGGAGATGCCCAGTCGGACGGCGATGGTCGCCGCGGAGGCGGGGCGTTCCAGCAGGCAGCGGATCACCGCGTCGCGGGTCGAACCGGATTCCGAGCCGGGCTCGTTGTGCGGCTGCTCGACCGCGGTGGCCGGCCCGGGAGCAGGCGCGGACGCAGACGCGGACACGACAGCGGTGCTGCCCTGAACCTGCGTCGTTGTTTTCACAACACCAGTGTGACGTTTTTCCCGGCGGATCACAAAGGCCACCCCCACCGATCGCCTGTGGCGCTGCCCACGCCGACCCGGATCGGGTGCGAGACTGCACCGGTGGCACCTCCCCCGGAACCGCTCGATGCGATTGAGCACCGGCAGCTGAGCCGGCTCCGCCGGTGGGGCACGACCGGGGCGTTGATCATGGCGCTGGGCGCCACCTCCTCGTACGGGGCCGCCACCCCGATCCCCAATCCGGTGGACGGATTCCGCATCCTCGGGCTGATGTCACGGCTCTCGACCGGTGCGCTCGGGGCGTCATATGCCGGGATGGGCCTGCTGGTCCTGTGCTGGTTGCTGATCGGTCGGCTGGCGGTACCGGGTCGGGTCCGCCGGCTGTCCCGCTCGCAGCTGTCGCACACCCTGGCGATGTGGGCGGTGCCGTTCCTCGTCGTGCCGCCGATCTTCTCCCGGGACGTGTACTCCTACCTGGCCGTCGGCTCGATGGCGAACCACGGTTTCGACCCCTATGCCAGCGGACCGTACGACGCGCTGGGCGACTCGGACGTCTTCGCCCACCAGGTCGATGCCCGCTGGCAGCACACCCCGTCGCCGTACGGCCCGTTCTTCGTGTTGATCGCGCGGGCCGTGGTCACGCTCAGCGGTCAGAACGTCATCCTCGCCGTGCTGCTGCAACGACTGGTCGAGCTGCTCGGGGTCGCGGCGATCATCTGGGCCCTTCCCCGGCTCGCCCGCTACTGCCGGGTCGATCCGGTCGCCACGCTCTGGCTCGGGGCCCTCAACCCGGTGCTGCTGTTCCACCTGATCGCCGGCGGTCACAACGAGGCGCTGATGCTCGGCGCCATGCTGGCCGGACTGGTGATCGGGCTCGGTGCCGGCGGACGGTTCGGACCGCGGTGGTCGCCCGTGGTCGGGGTACTGGTGATCACCCTCGGCATCGCGGTCAAGGCCACCGCGGCGATGGCTCTGCCGTTCCTGGTGATCGCGCTGGCCCTGCGGGTCGGGGCGGGCTGGCGGCCGCTGGTCCGTCGAGCGGTGAGCTGCGGCGCAGTGTTCGTCGTCGGGTTCGGCGCGCTGACGCTGGCGGCCGGTCACGGCTTCGGGTGGGTCAACGGTCTCGGCGCTCCGGGAACGGTGCGGTCGTTCCTGTCGGTGACGACGTCGTCGGGCGTCGCCACCGGGTTCCTCGGCCAACTGCTGGGGGTCGGCGACTTCTCGGACGCGGCCATCTCGGTCATGCAGCCGATCGGCACCGGCGCCGGTCTCGCCGGATCGCTGGTGCTGATGTGGTGGGCGTGGCGCGGGCGACTGGCCCCGGTGACCGCGCTCGGACTCGCGCTCGGCGGTTTCGTGCTGCTGGGCCCGGTGATCCAGCCCTGGTACCTGCTGTGGGCGGTGCTGCCGCTGGCGGCGGCCACCACCGACCGACGGTTCCGGTTGTTCGCCGTGTGGTTGTCGGCAGCGTTCGCGCTGATCATCATGCCCAACGGAGCCACCATCCCCCCGTTCGCGATCATCCAGGCGGTGGCTGTCGCGGCAGTGGTGGTCGGGATCGCGTTCCTGTTGCTGCGGCGGGCAGGCCTGCCACGCTCCTCGGTGTCCCTGTCGTTCTCCCGGCCGGCATCGCCGGCCCGACGTGCCGTC from Nakamurella sp. A5-74 harbors:
- the mptB gene encoding polyprenol phosphomannose-dependent alpha 1,6 mannosyltransferase MptB, giving the protein MAPPPEPLDAIEHRQLSRLRRWGTTGALIMALGATSSYGAATPIPNPVDGFRILGLMSRLSTGALGASYAGMGLLVLCWLLIGRLAVPGRVRRLSRSQLSHTLAMWAVPFLVVPPIFSRDVYSYLAVGSMANHGFDPYASGPYDALGDSDVFAHQVDARWQHTPSPYGPFFVLIARAVVTLSGQNVILAVLLQRLVELLGVAAIIWALPRLARYCRVDPVATLWLGALNPVLLFHLIAGGHNEALMLGAMLAGLVIGLGAGGRFGPRWSPVVGVLVITLGIAVKATAAMALPFLVIALALRVGAGWRPLVRRAVSCGAVFVVGFGALTLAAGHGFGWVNGLGAPGTVRSFLSVTTSSGVATGFLGQLLGVGDFSDAAISVMQPIGTGAGLAGSLVLMWWAWRGRLAPVTALGLALGGFVLLGPVIQPWYLLWAVLPLAAATTDRRFRLFAVWLSAAFALIIMPNGATIPPFAIIQAVAVAAVVVGIAFLLLRRAGLPRSSVSLSFSRPASPARRAVDHDVRSLRPPEHD